In Humulus lupulus chromosome 6, drHumLupu1.1, whole genome shotgun sequence, a single genomic region encodes these proteins:
- the LOC133782521 gene encoding kinesin-like protein KIN-14N isoform X1, translating to MVGTATNGRGRHSFPYINGGYDMSPGSTPASNAGSECGGIEFTREDVEALLREKPKRKDKFNLKEKCDLLTEYIKRLKLCIKWFQELEASYVFAQDKLQNRLDKAELRCCETENLLKNKEEELNSIIQELRKNYSFLQDKFEQEECDKLSAMDSLTKERQARLDIERSQNTLSEELGRAQRELSSANQKISSLNDMYKRLQDYIASLQQYNSKLHTDLSTAEDDLKRIEKEKAGMGENLSMLRGQLTMCKTSHDEAVKQRDALVNESASLKMELQQVRDDRDRLLLQVQSLTAEVIQYKESTENSCSELDNLTTKTNELEDICDAQSNEIRTLKDQLTTALERLQVSDLSALETRSEYEEQQKLIGDLQSRLADAEFKVIEGEMLRKKLHNTILELKGNIRVFCRVRPLLPDDSSSDGKVISYPTSMEAFGRGIDLVQTGQKHSFSFDKVFVPDASQEDVFEEISQLVQSALDGYKVCIFAYGQTGSGKTYTMMGKPGQPDLKGLIPRSLEQIFQTRQSLLLQGWKYEMQVSMLEIYNETIRDLLSTNRSSIDISRTENAVGGKQYTIKHDANGNTHVSDLTIVDVRSAKEVSYLLDRASQSRSVGKTQMNEQSSRSHFVFTLRISGVNESTEQQVQGVLNLIDLAGSERLSKSGSTGDRLRETQAINKSLSSLSDVIFALAKKEDHVPFRNSKLTYLLQPCLGGDSKTLMFVNISPDPSSSGESLCSLRFASRVNACEIGVPRRQTNIRSLDSRLSYG from the exons ATGGTTGGTACAGCCACTAATGGGAGAGGCCGGCACTCGTTTCCGTACATTAATGGAGGATATGATATGAGTCCGGGTAGTACTCCGGCGAGCAATGCCGGTTCGGAGTGTGGTGGCATTGAGTTTACTAGAGAAGATGTTGAAGCTTTGTTGAGAGAAAAGCCTAAAAGGAAGGACAAGTTTAATCTCAAG GAAAAATGTGATCTCTTGACTGAGTACATTAAAAGGCTTAAACTTTGCATCAAGTGGTTTCAAGAGCTGGAAGCAAGTTATGTGTTTGCGCAAGATAAGTTACAGAATAGGCTGGACAAGGCTGAGCTGAGATGTTGTGAAACAG AAAACCTACTCAAAAACAAGGAAGAAGAATTGAACTCAATTATACAGGAGCTCAGGAAGAATTATTCATTTTTACAAGATAAATTTGAACAAGAAGAATGTGATAAATTG TCTGCAATGGATTCTCTCACAAAAGAAAGACAGGCCAGGCTTGATATTGAGAGATCACAGAATACTCTATCGGAAGAGCTTGGGAGAGCTCAGAGAGAGCTGTCAAGTGCTAATCAAAAG ATATCGTCCCTTAATGACATGTACAAGCGATTGCAAGACTACATTGCTAGTTTACAACAGTATAATAGTAAACTTCACACGGACCTATCTACAGCCGAGGATGACCTTAAGCGTATAGAGAAAGAAAAGGCTGGAATGGGGGAGAACCTGAGCATGTTAAGGGGTCAACTTACTATGTGCAAA ACATCGCATGATGAGGCAGTAAAGCAGAGAGATGCTTTGGTCAATGAATCTGCAAGCCTTAAAATGGAGTTGCAACAAGTTAGAGATGATCGTGACCGCTTGCTACTCCAAGTGCAGTCTTTAACAGCTGAAGTGATCCAATATAAAGAGTCTACTGAGAATTCTTGCTCTGAGTTGGATAACCtaacaacaaaaacaaatgaactagag GATATATGTGATGCACAAAGTAATGAAATAAGGACATTGAAGGATCAACTAACAACTGCACTAGAAAGACTGCAG GTGTCTGACTTATCTGCACTTGAGACGAGATCAGAATACGAAGAACAACAGAAACTTATAGGTGACTTACAAAGTCGTTTGGCAGATGCAGAATTTAAAGTTATTGAAGGGGAGATGCTCCGAAAGAAGTTACATAATACCATTTTG GAACTGAAAGGGAATATTCGTGTATTCTGTAGAGTGCGACCTTTGTTGCCTGATGATAGTTCATCTGATGGGAAGGTTATCTCTTATCCGACGTCAATGGAAGCTTTTGGACGCGGCATTGATTTAGTGCAAACTG GGCAGAAACATTCTTTCTCATTTGACAAAGTTTTTGTACCTGATGCATCACAAGAAGACGTCTTTGAAGAAATTTCACAACTTGTACAAAGTGCTCTTGATGGTTACAAG GTTTGCATCTTTGCCTATGGTCAAACAGGATCAGGCAAAACATATACCATGATGGGTAAACCAGGACAGCCTGATCTAAAAGGGCTGATACCTCGTTCACTTGAACAAATATTTCAAACTAGACAATCTCTTCTACTACAAGGTTGGAAATATGAAATGCAG GTATCCATGTTGGAAATATATAATGAAACAATTCGTGATTTGCTATCCAcaaatagatcatctatagaTATTTCACGAACAGAAAATGCTGTTGGTGGCAAGCAATACACAATCAAACATGACGCAAATGGAAACACACATGTGTCTGATCTGACAATTGTGGATGTTCGTAGTGCCAAAGAGGTCTCGTATCTTTTAGACCGAGCTTCACAGAGCAG GTCTGTTGGTAAGACCCAAATGAATGAACAATCATCAAGAAGTCATTTTGTTTTCACCCTTCGCATATCTGGTGTTAATGAG AGCACTGAACAACAAGTACAAGGTGTGTTGAATCTCATTGATCTTGCTGGTAGTGAGCGCCTTTCTAAGAGCGGGTCAACAGGAGATCGTCTCAGAGAAACTCAA GCCATCAATAAAAGTTTGTCATCCTTAAGTGATGTCATATTTGCCTTGGCCAAGAAGGAGGATCATGTACCTTTTAGGAACTCAAAGCTTACATATCTTCTTCAG CCATGTCTTGGAGGGGATTCCAAGACTCTGATGTTTGTAAACATCTCTCCTGATCCCTCCTCATCGGGCGAGTCGCTTTGCTCGCTTCGCTTTGCTTCTCGAGTAAATGCTTGTGAGATTGGAGTTCCACGACGTCAAACCAACATCCGGTCGCTAGATTCTCGTTTGAGCTATGGTTGA
- the LOC133782521 gene encoding kinesin-like protein KIN-14N isoform X2, which translates to MVFEQEECDKLSAMDSLTKERQARLDIERSQNTLSEELGRAQRELSSANQKISSLNDMYKRLQDYIASLQQYNSKLHTDLSTAEDDLKRIEKEKAGMGENLSMLRGQLTMCKTSHDEAVKQRDALVNESASLKMELQQVRDDRDRLLLQVQSLTAEVIQYKESTENSCSELDNLTTKTNELEDICDAQSNEIRTLKDQLTTALERLQVSDLSALETRSEYEEQQKLIGDLQSRLADAEFKVIEGEMLRKKLHNTILELKGNIRVFCRVRPLLPDDSSSDGKVISYPTSMEAFGRGIDLVQTGQKHSFSFDKVFVPDASQEDVFEEISQLVQSALDGYKVCIFAYGQTGSGKTYTMMGKPGQPDLKGLIPRSLEQIFQTRQSLLLQGWKYEMQVSMLEIYNETIRDLLSTNRSSIDISRTENAVGGKQYTIKHDANGNTHVSDLTIVDVRSAKEVSYLLDRASQSRSVGKTQMNEQSSRSHFVFTLRISGVNESTEQQVQGVLNLIDLAGSERLSKSGSTGDRLRETQAINKSLSSLSDVIFALAKKEDHVPFRNSKLTYLLQPCLGGDSKTLMFVNISPDPSSSGESLCSLRFASRVNACEIGVPRRQTNIRSLDSRLSYG; encoded by the exons ATGGTTTTTGAACAAGAAGAATGTGATAAATTG TCTGCAATGGATTCTCTCACAAAAGAAAGACAGGCCAGGCTTGATATTGAGAGATCACAGAATACTCTATCGGAAGAGCTTGGGAGAGCTCAGAGAGAGCTGTCAAGTGCTAATCAAAAG ATATCGTCCCTTAATGACATGTACAAGCGATTGCAAGACTACATTGCTAGTTTACAACAGTATAATAGTAAACTTCACACGGACCTATCTACAGCCGAGGATGACCTTAAGCGTATAGAGAAAGAAAAGGCTGGAATGGGGGAGAACCTGAGCATGTTAAGGGGTCAACTTACTATGTGCAAA ACATCGCATGATGAGGCAGTAAAGCAGAGAGATGCTTTGGTCAATGAATCTGCAAGCCTTAAAATGGAGTTGCAACAAGTTAGAGATGATCGTGACCGCTTGCTACTCCAAGTGCAGTCTTTAACAGCTGAAGTGATCCAATATAAAGAGTCTACTGAGAATTCTTGCTCTGAGTTGGATAACCtaacaacaaaaacaaatgaactagag GATATATGTGATGCACAAAGTAATGAAATAAGGACATTGAAGGATCAACTAACAACTGCACTAGAAAGACTGCAG GTGTCTGACTTATCTGCACTTGAGACGAGATCAGAATACGAAGAACAACAGAAACTTATAGGTGACTTACAAAGTCGTTTGGCAGATGCAGAATTTAAAGTTATTGAAGGGGAGATGCTCCGAAAGAAGTTACATAATACCATTTTG GAACTGAAAGGGAATATTCGTGTATTCTGTAGAGTGCGACCTTTGTTGCCTGATGATAGTTCATCTGATGGGAAGGTTATCTCTTATCCGACGTCAATGGAAGCTTTTGGACGCGGCATTGATTTAGTGCAAACTG GGCAGAAACATTCTTTCTCATTTGACAAAGTTTTTGTACCTGATGCATCACAAGAAGACGTCTTTGAAGAAATTTCACAACTTGTACAAAGTGCTCTTGATGGTTACAAG GTTTGCATCTTTGCCTATGGTCAAACAGGATCAGGCAAAACATATACCATGATGGGTAAACCAGGACAGCCTGATCTAAAAGGGCTGATACCTCGTTCACTTGAACAAATATTTCAAACTAGACAATCTCTTCTACTACAAGGTTGGAAATATGAAATGCAG GTATCCATGTTGGAAATATATAATGAAACAATTCGTGATTTGCTATCCAcaaatagatcatctatagaTATTTCACGAACAGAAAATGCTGTTGGTGGCAAGCAATACACAATCAAACATGACGCAAATGGAAACACACATGTGTCTGATCTGACAATTGTGGATGTTCGTAGTGCCAAAGAGGTCTCGTATCTTTTAGACCGAGCTTCACAGAGCAG GTCTGTTGGTAAGACCCAAATGAATGAACAATCATCAAGAAGTCATTTTGTTTTCACCCTTCGCATATCTGGTGTTAATGAG AGCACTGAACAACAAGTACAAGGTGTGTTGAATCTCATTGATCTTGCTGGTAGTGAGCGCCTTTCTAAGAGCGGGTCAACAGGAGATCGTCTCAGAGAAACTCAA GCCATCAATAAAAGTTTGTCATCCTTAAGTGATGTCATATTTGCCTTGGCCAAGAAGGAGGATCATGTACCTTTTAGGAACTCAAAGCTTACATATCTTCTTCAG CCATGTCTTGGAGGGGATTCCAAGACTCTGATGTTTGTAAACATCTCTCCTGATCCCTCCTCATCGGGCGAGTCGCTTTGCTCGCTTCGCTTTGCTTCTCGAGTAAATGCTTGTGAGATTGGAGTTCCACGACGTCAAACCAACATCCGGTCGCTAGATTCTCGTTTGAGCTATGGTTGA
- the LOC133785441 gene encoding secreted RxLR effector protein 161-like — MKDLGIAKRIMGIDIIRSRQKHLFLSQKNYLEKVLNRFNMRESKPVTTPLAPHFKLSREQAPKTEDDKEDMDKIPYASCVGSLMYSMVCTRPDLAYALSVVSRFISDTGIEHWKALKWIMRYVKGTLDLGLMYSANSEYRTEIEGYVDSDYAGSLDTRRSLTGYAFTALGGCIGWKSNLQKVVALSSTEAEYMVATEAIKEAIWLKGFTGELGYIQKTSQCYATTKVLCI; from the coding sequence ATGAAAGATCTAGGTATTGCTAAGAGAATTATGGGAATTGACATCATAAGATCAAGACAAAAACACTTGTTCTTATCTCAGAAAAATTACCTTGAAAAGGTACTGAACAGGTTCAATATGAGGGAATCAAAACCTGTCACAACACCTCTAGCACCCCACTTCAAGCTCTCACGGGAACAAGCACCTAAGACTGAAGATGACAAAGAAGACATGGACAAGATACCCTATGCTTCATGTGTTGGAAGCTTAATGTACTCTATGGTGTGTACAAGACCCGATTTAGCCTATGCACTAAGTGTGGTAAGTAGATTTATCTCAGATACAGGAATTGAACATTGGAAGGCCCTGAAATGGATCATGAGATATGTCAAAGGTACCCTAGACCTTGGACTTATGTATAGTGCAAACTCAGAGTATAGAACTGAGATTGAAGGCTATGTAGACTCTGATTATGCAGGGAGTTTGGATACAAGAAGGTCATTGACAGGTTATGCATTTACAGCATTAGGTGGATGCATCGGTTGGAAATCAAATCTGCAAAAGGTTGTGGCACTATCAAGTACAGAGGCAGAATATATGGTTGCTACAGAGGCCATTAAAGAAGCTATATGGTTGAAGGGCTTCACAGGTGAATTGGGGTACATTCAGAAGACATCACAGTGCTATGCGACAACCAAAGTGCTTTGCATTTGA
- the LOC133782522 gene encoding 21.7 kDa class VI heat shock protein isoform X1 yields MSSSSTRRQSIEVIRDDQTTKKWCVALREDVFKRFMCQGNNNTTLIINKVFGDGSLFSPFLFGKFFDPSDAFPLWEFDSDILLSNLRTLGLTTVDWFRTPHDQNYVLKSELPGIGVGKTSVQVVYNEKQKAVEVSGLWNQQQRESKSIIKEWRSGKWWEYGYVRRLELPEDADWRKIEAYLTNDTLLEIKIPKKNLDFESNSLRNDVSTKKSDEV; encoded by the exons ATGAGCAGTAGTAGTACACGAAGACAGAGCATAGAGGTTATCAGAGACGATCAAACGACAAAGAAATGGTGCGTTGCACTCCGAGAAGATGTGTTCAAACGATTCATGTGCCAAGGCAATAATAATACGACATTAATCATCAACAAAGTGTTTGGTGATGGCTCACTCTTCAGTCCTTTCTTGTTTGGCAAATTCTTTGATCCTTCTGATGCTTTCCCACTTTGGGAATTTGACTCTGATATCTTGTTGTCTAATCTCCGGACCTTAGGACTAACCACTGTCGATTGGTTTCGAACTCCTCATGACCAAAATTATGTACTCAAATCTGAACTACCAG GAATTGGGGTTGGGAAGACCAGTGTCCAAGTAGTGTATAATGAAAAGCAGAAGGCTGTGGAGGTGAGTGGTCTGTGGAACCAACAACAGAGAGAGTCAAAGAGCATTATTAAGGAGTGGAGGAGTGGTAAGTGGTGGGAATATGGGTATGTTAGGAGGCTTGAACTGCCTGAGGATGCAGATTGGAGAAAAATTGAGGCATATTTGACAAACGACACACTTTTGGAGATTAAAATTCCTAAGAAAAATTTGGATTTTGAGTCCAATAGTCTTAGGAATGACGTCAGTACAAAAAAATCTGATGAGGTGTAA
- the LOC133782522 gene encoding 21.7 kDa class VI heat shock protein isoform X2, whose amino-acid sequence MSSSSTRRQSIEVIRDDQTTKKWCVALREDVFKRFMCQGNNNTTLIINKVFGLTTVDWFRTPHDQNYVLKSELPGIGVGKTSVQVVYNEKQKAVEVSGLWNQQQRESKSIIKEWRSGKWWEYGYVRRLELPEDADWRKIEAYLTNDTLLEIKIPKKNLDFESNSLRNDVSTKKSDEV is encoded by the exons ATGAGCAGTAGTAGTACACGAAGACAGAGCATAGAGGTTATCAGAGACGATCAAACGACAAAGAAATGGTGCGTTGCACTCCGAGAAGATGTGTTCAAACGATTCATGTGCCAAGGCAATAATAATACGACATTAATCATCAACAAAGTGTTTG GACTAACCACTGTCGATTGGTTTCGAACTCCTCATGACCAAAATTATGTACTCAAATCTGAACTACCAG GAATTGGGGTTGGGAAGACCAGTGTCCAAGTAGTGTATAATGAAAAGCAGAAGGCTGTGGAGGTGAGTGGTCTGTGGAACCAACAACAGAGAGAGTCAAAGAGCATTATTAAGGAGTGGAGGAGTGGTAAGTGGTGGGAATATGGGTATGTTAGGAGGCTTGAACTGCCTGAGGATGCAGATTGGAGAAAAATTGAGGCATATTTGACAAACGACACACTTTTGGAGATTAAAATTCCTAAGAAAAATTTGGATTTTGAGTCCAATAGTCTTAGGAATGACGTCAGTACAAAAAAATCTGATGAGGTGTAA